The Fimbriimonas ginsengisoli Gsoil 348 genome window below encodes:
- a CDS encoding GNAT family N-acetyltransferase — MTSDPSTVIRPSECRDSAPVWRLLQDFATSYTPNQALFESDFPALISRTGTAFVVAEQSEVVVGYLLAHALPTLFAGGPILEIVELVVDPEKRGEGVGRALVEHALTEAWSNGCVEVVAPTRRAAAFYEHLGFEPTATYFKRKRP, encoded by the coding sequence TTGACCTCCGATCCTTCCACCGTAATCCGCCCTTCGGAGTGCCGTGACTCCGCGCCAGTCTGGCGGCTGCTGCAGGATTTTGCCACTTCGTATACTCCGAACCAAGCTCTTTTTGAATCCGACTTCCCAGCCCTAATTTCCCGTACCGGGACGGCTTTCGTGGTGGCCGAGCAAAGTGAAGTCGTCGTGGGTTACCTGCTCGCACACGCGCTTCCCACGCTTTTCGCTGGCGGACCGATCCTGGAGATCGTCGAGCTAGTCGTCGACCCGGAAAAGCGTGGGGAAGGTGTAGGCCGTGCCCTTGTCGAGCACGCACTGACCGAGGCCTGGTCGAACGGTTGCGTGGAGGTGGTGGCGCCGACCCGCCGTGCGGCAGCTTTTTACGAGCACTTAGGGTTCGAGCCGACGGCTACGTACTTCAAGCGAAAGCGTCCCTGA
- a CDS encoding GNAT family N-acetyltransferase, with the protein MLRFETLSDRHDRSRFTSGQADLDEYLARFAKQNEKRSYSRTFVMVEGDDPRVIGYYTLSAGGVIFENLPDEVRRKLPRYPMPVAHLGRMAVDKDFQGRGYGALLLLDALKRALAVSADMAIAGVEVRAKSPSVKAFYARYGFIELLDDHLHMYLPIDTIRALS; encoded by the coding sequence ATCCTTAGGTTCGAAACGCTCAGCGACCGGCACGATCGATCTCGCTTTACAAGCGGCCAAGCGGACCTCGATGAATATCTAGCCCGATTTGCCAAACAAAACGAAAAACGAAGCTACTCTCGAACATTCGTTATGGTTGAGGGGGATGATCCTCGAGTCATCGGCTACTACACCCTTTCGGCAGGAGGCGTGATCTTCGAGAACCTGCCCGACGAAGTTAGACGCAAGCTTCCACGGTATCCAATGCCGGTCGCCCATCTGGGAAGGATGGCAGTGGACAAAGATTTCCAAGGGAGGGGCTACGGGGCCTTGCTCTTGCTTGACGCTTTGAAACGTGCGTTAGCGGTTTCGGCGGATATGGCGATCGCCGGCGTCGAAGTTCGGGCAAAAAGCCCGTCGGTCAAGGCGTTTTATGCGCGCTATGGATTTATCGAGCTCCTCGACGACCATCTCCACATGTACTTGCCGATCGATACCATCCGCGCTCTTTCTTAG
- a CDS encoding dihydrofolate reductase family protein: MTIILFIAASLDGYIAGPDDDLSWLFTDADYGFSDFYAGVDTLIMGRGTYEVIRSFPEWPYEDTRTIVVSRSCDVEVDTPETELYCKDLPGLIEYLAEEKCNRVWLVGGGELVRSFLKQGLLDEITVSMHPILLGTGVRLFPGGFQQTMLLLKDTQVFEGGLVQLNYHVMPPDDESFE, encoded by the coding sequence GTGACGATCATTTTGTTTATCGCCGCCAGCCTCGACGGCTACATCGCGGGGCCGGACGACGACCTCTCCTGGTTGTTTACCGACGCGGACTATGGGTTCTCCGACTTTTATGCCGGCGTCGATACGCTCATCATGGGACGGGGCACCTACGAAGTGATCCGCTCGTTCCCCGAGTGGCCGTATGAAGACACCCGCACGATCGTCGTAAGCCGCTCGTGCGACGTCGAGGTGGATACTCCCGAGACGGAACTGTACTGTAAGGATCTTCCGGGCCTCATCGAATACCTGGCCGAGGAGAAGTGCAACCGAGTTTGGCTCGTAGGCGGGGGCGAACTCGTTCGGTCCTTTTTGAAGCAGGGCTTGCTGGACGAGATCACCGTTTCCATGCACCCGATCCTTCTGGGCACTGGCGTGCGCCTCTTCCCGGGCGGCTTCCAACAAACGATGCTGCTCCTCAAGGACACCCAGGTCTTCGAAGGCGGCCTCGTGCAACTCAACTATCACGTCATGCCGCCAGACGACGAATCGTTCGAGTAG
- a CDS encoding glycosyl hydrolase 53 family protein: MLLAGSLATTRPFHMGFTQWPADLTAEGVAKSVNFANAHGDLISVMFIGGIPWDASLSGGKYSADVDKNLAYRPPAGKKLFLSISPLDQSRAALAPNWGEKDNQPLSSKWMGKALDDPDVVGAFTNFALRSVAAMKPDYLAIGIESNVLLSKNPAKWEQWKRLHQATYRAVKAKNPDLPIFFTVEVNHFLKNAAEAKESDQIGQVKEMLPFEDIFAMSLYPHMANQIPRPFPSNYLDFARQFKKPIAISESGMTSADVKLKSFGLTLHGSEEEQKLFVERVLGIAARDKYSFVVNFATTDFEALCKRLPPPADDIGRIWSLTGLQTADGKAKPALKSWDTALAQSFRRD, encoded by the coding sequence ATGCTGTTGGCCGGAAGTCTTGCCACCACCCGCCCGTTCCACATGGGATTTACGCAGTGGCCGGCCGATCTGACGGCCGAGGGGGTGGCGAAGTCGGTCAACTTTGCGAACGCTCACGGCGATTTGATTTCCGTGATGTTCATCGGCGGGATTCCTTGGGACGCTTCTCTGTCGGGTGGCAAGTACTCGGCGGACGTCGACAAGAACCTCGCCTACCGGCCGCCGGCCGGCAAGAAGCTGTTTCTCTCGATCTCGCCTCTCGATCAAAGCCGGGCGGCGCTGGCGCCGAATTGGGGAGAAAAAGACAATCAACCTCTCTCGTCCAAATGGATGGGAAAAGCGCTGGACGATCCCGACGTTGTCGGAGCGTTTACGAATTTTGCCCTTCGGTCGGTGGCGGCGATGAAGCCGGATTACCTGGCGATTGGCATCGAGTCGAACGTTCTCCTTTCGAAGAACCCGGCTAAGTGGGAGCAGTGGAAGAGGCTTCACCAAGCTACCTATCGGGCGGTGAAGGCAAAGAATCCGGACCTACCGATCTTCTTTACCGTGGAGGTCAATCACTTCCTGAAGAACGCGGCCGAAGCGAAAGAGAGCGATCAGATCGGACAGGTCAAGGAGATGTTGCCGTTTGAAGACATTTTCGCCATGAGTCTGTATCCACATATGGCGAACCAGATCCCTCGCCCGTTTCCGTCCAATTATCTCGACTTTGCGCGGCAGTTTAAGAAACCGATCGCGATCTCGGAGTCGGGGATGACCTCGGCCGACGTCAAGCTCAAATCGTTCGGCCTCACCCTCCACGGATCGGAAGAGGAGCAGAAGCTTTTCGTCGAGCGGGTTCTTGGCATTGCCGCCCGCGACAAGTATTCGTTTGTCGTTAACTTTGCGACGACGGACTTCGAGGCGCTATGCAAACGACTCCCGCCTCCGGCAGACGATATCGGCCGGATTTGGTCTCTTACGGGATTGCAAACTGCCGACGGCAAAGCCAAGCCGGCTTTGAAAAGTTGGGACACGGCGTTAGCCCAGTCGTTTCGCCGAGACTAA
- the map gene encoding type I methionyl aminopeptidase produces the protein MTLKTPGEIDAMAEAGRAAAKTLRAMREAIVPGKTTTLDLEEVARESLRSLGAKPALLGYKPAFSEATYQHATCISINEQVIHGVPGPRVLRNGDVVSLDLVADVDGWLADTTITVPVGEVSTKAQRLIEVTRAALVRAVEVIRPGLRLGDLGNTIQKIVERNGFSVIRELAGHGVGRTVHEEGLDVFNFGRPGTGLTLRPGMTFAVEPMVSVGKAAVEHRLGDPWTIYTKDKSLAAHWEHTVAVTEDGCRVLTRE, from the coding sequence ATGACACTGAAGACACCGGGCGAGATCGACGCCATGGCGGAAGCGGGCCGCGCCGCCGCCAAGACCCTCCGCGCCATGCGCGAGGCGATCGTTCCCGGCAAAACGACCACCCTGGACCTGGAGGAGGTCGCTAGAGAGTCGCTCCGATCCCTGGGCGCGAAACCAGCCCTACTCGGCTACAAACCGGCCTTCAGCGAAGCGACGTACCAACACGCGACCTGCATTTCGATCAATGAACAGGTGATCCACGGAGTGCCCGGACCCCGTGTGCTGCGCAACGGCGACGTCGTATCGCTGGATCTGGTCGCGGACGTGGACGGATGGCTCGCGGACACCACAATCACCGTTCCCGTGGGCGAAGTCTCGACCAAAGCCCAGCGCTTAATCGAGGTTACTCGGGCCGCCCTCGTGCGCGCAGTGGAAGTAATTCGCCCCGGCCTACGGCTCGGCGACCTTGGCAACACCATTCAGAAGATCGTCGAACGGAACGGCTTTTCCGTAATCCGAGAGCTCGCCGGACATGGAGTCGGACGAACGGTGCATGAAGAAGGCCTGGACGTCTTCAACTTCGGACGCCCCGGAACCGGTCTCACCCTGCGCCCGGGAATGACCTTCGCCGTGGAACCCATGGTCTCTGTCGGAAAAGCTGCCGTCGAGCATCGCCTGGGGGACCCTTGGACAATCTACACAAAAGACAAATCCTTAGCCGCCCACTGGGAGCACACTGTCGCCGTCACCGAAGATGGCTGCCGAGTACTGACCCGCGAGTAG
- a CDS encoding aldo/keto reductase → MEYRQLGSSGFKVPVLSFGTGTFGGKGDFFKGFGSSDVEDATRMVDIALEAGMNMFDSADVYSGGLAEEILGQAIKGRRDQVLISTKATFTFGPGPNDVGSSRFHLIKSVEGSLRRLGTDYIDLFQLHAFDAVTPVEETLNTLDDLVRAGKIRYIGCSNFSGWHLMKSLAASDRLNLSRYVAHQAYYSLVGRDYEWELMPLGLDQGVGAVVWSPLGWGRLTGKIRRDQPLPENSRLRNPVTAGGGPQVPEEYLYRVVDALDEVAAETGKTVAQIALNWLLQRPTVATVIVGARTEEQLRQNLGAIGWNLTRDQVKKLDEASATPMAYPYWHQDGFSRNPSPVK, encoded by the coding sequence TCTTCAAGGGGTTTGGCAGTTCCGATGTGGAAGATGCCACCCGCATGGTCGACATCGCCCTCGAAGCCGGGATGAATATGTTCGACTCGGCCGACGTTTACTCGGGTGGATTGGCGGAGGAGATTCTGGGGCAGGCGATCAAGGGGCGGCGCGATCAGGTCTTGATTTCGACCAAGGCGACTTTCACGTTCGGGCCAGGCCCGAACGACGTCGGGTCTTCGCGTTTTCACCTCATCAAGTCGGTGGAAGGATCGCTGAGGCGGCTGGGCACGGACTACATCGACCTGTTTCAGCTCCACGCCTTCGATGCGGTGACTCCGGTCGAGGAGACCCTAAACACTCTCGACGACCTCGTCCGCGCGGGCAAGATTCGATACATCGGCTGCTCCAACTTCTCCGGCTGGCATCTAATGAAGTCGCTCGCCGCCAGCGACCGGCTGAACCTCTCACGCTATGTGGCGCACCAGGCGTACTACTCGCTCGTCGGGCGAGATTATGAATGGGAACTCATGCCGCTGGGGCTCGATCAGGGAGTCGGCGCGGTCGTTTGGAGTCCGCTTGGATGGGGACGGCTTACCGGCAAGATCCGTCGGGACCAGCCGTTGCCGGAGAACAGCCGGCTTCGCAATCCGGTCACCGCCGGAGGAGGCCCTCAGGTACCGGAGGAATATCTGTACCGAGTGGTCGATGCACTCGACGAGGTCGCCGCGGAGACGGGAAAAACGGTGGCGCAGATCGCGCTGAACTGGCTGCTTCAGCGACCGACCGTCGCCACCGTCATCGTTGGCGCCCGCACGGAAGAGCAGCTTCGCCAAAATCTCGGCGCGATCGGCTGGAATCTGACCAGGGACCAAGTGAAGAAGCTCGACGAAGCAAGTGCCACTCCGATGGCCTATCCTTACTGGCACCAAGACGGCTTCAGCCGAAATCCGTCGCCGGTGAAGTAG
- a CDS encoding ATP-dependent Clp protease ATP-binding subunit, whose protein sequence is MWQRFTERARKVVFYAQEEAQKFGEGYVSTEHLLLGLVRESDSVAARVLEKLGVSLQRIRAEVEKQLPRGDARPSQDMTLTPRAKRVIDLAYDEARNLNNNYIGTEHLLLGLIREGDGLAGRVLAKLGVELERARREVMSLQDNETQTKSGGRTSGPSSGGSATQAKTQTLDEFGRDLTELAREGRLDPVVGRQSEIERVMQILCRRTKNNPCLIGEPGVGKTAIAEGLALRIVSGDIPDLLRNKRIVALDLAGLVAGTKYRGEFEERMKKVMEEVRKSEGQVVLFIDELHTLVGAGAAEGAIDASNIMKPALARGELQCIGATTQDEFRKYIERDAALERRFQAVKVKEPSEEEAIEIMKGLRERYEAHHQVEITDDAILAAVTLSQRYISDRSLPDKAIDLIDEAASRVRLQQSLPPAEVRQDRIKLNKLNVELDHLKKREHDEAQVAKLQEERDNLENTVREREEEWQNTEKPEPVVGEGEIASIVQSWTGIPVTKLVEAESQKLLRMESDLHQRIIGQHDAVVAVSRAIRRARSGLKDPKRPMGSFIFLGPTGVGKTELAKALAAYLYEKESNIVRIDMSEYMERFAVSRLVGAPPGYVGYDEGGQLTEQVRRNPYCVVLLDEIEKAHPEVFNILLQVMEDGHLTDSQGRTVDFRNTLIIMTSNVGVRPIEMDKPLGFRDVRQDFNDPKLYESMKNKMVEEMKKLFRPEFLNRVDEVIVFQHLKREEILEIADLYLKRVNQQAASMEVTIDLSDAVKNLLVDQGYDANLGARPLRRAVQRYIEDPLSEELLLGRFHAGDQIMADTEDGTTVIFKRKEAEGGQAPEKELVSS, encoded by the coding sequence ATGTGGCAACGCTTTACAGAACGCGCTAGGAAGGTCGTCTTCTACGCGCAGGAAGAGGCACAGAAGTTCGGGGAAGGCTATGTCTCGACAGAGCACCTCCTCCTCGGACTCGTCCGGGAGTCGGATAGCGTCGCCGCGCGGGTGCTGGAAAAGCTCGGAGTCAGCCTTCAACGAATTAGGGCTGAGGTCGAGAAGCAGCTCCCAAGAGGTGACGCGCGACCAAGCCAGGACATGACCTTGACGCCCCGCGCCAAGCGGGTTATCGACCTGGCCTATGACGAGGCCCGGAACCTCAACAACAACTACATCGGAACGGAGCATCTCCTGCTCGGCCTGATTCGCGAAGGCGACGGCTTGGCGGGGCGCGTGCTGGCCAAGCTGGGCGTCGAGCTCGAGCGGGCCCGCCGCGAAGTGATGTCTCTCCAAGACAACGAAACCCAAACGAAGTCCGGCGGACGCACCTCTGGCCCCAGCAGCGGCGGCAGTGCGACCCAGGCCAAGACCCAGACCCTGGACGAATTCGGAAGAGACCTTACCGAGCTCGCCCGCGAGGGCCGTCTGGATCCGGTCGTGGGACGGCAGAGCGAGATCGAGCGAGTCATGCAGATCCTCTGTCGCCGAACCAAGAACAACCCATGCCTTATCGGTGAACCGGGCGTCGGAAAGACGGCCATCGCCGAAGGTCTCGCGCTGCGCATCGTCAGCGGGGATATCCCAGACCTGCTCCGCAATAAGCGGATCGTGGCCTTGGACCTCGCCGGACTGGTCGCCGGAACCAAATACCGGGGCGAGTTCGAAGAGCGCATGAAGAAGGTGATGGAGGAAGTCCGCAAGTCCGAGGGACAAGTGGTTCTCTTCATCGACGAGCTCCACACGCTCGTGGGCGCCGGCGCTGCCGAGGGCGCGATCGACGCCTCCAACATCATGAAGCCCGCGCTTGCGCGCGGCGAGCTCCAGTGCATCGGCGCAACCACTCAAGACGAGTTCCGCAAATATATCGAGCGCGACGCCGCCCTCGAGCGACGCTTCCAGGCAGTAAAGGTCAAGGAGCCGAGCGAAGAAGAGGCGATCGAGATCATGAAGGGTCTCCGCGAGCGGTACGAGGCGCACCACCAGGTCGAGATCACGGACGACGCCATTTTGGCCGCCGTCACCCTCAGCCAGCGGTACATCTCCGACCGGTCGTTGCCGGACAAGGCGATCGACCTTATCGACGAAGCGGCTTCCCGCGTCCGGCTCCAGCAGAGCCTGCCGCCGGCGGAAGTTCGACAAGATCGAATCAAGCTGAACAAGCTGAACGTGGAGCTCGACCATCTTAAGAAGCGCGAGCACGACGAGGCCCAGGTGGCCAAGCTCCAAGAAGAGCGGGACAACCTGGAGAACACGGTTCGCGAGCGCGAAGAAGAGTGGCAAAACACCGAGAAGCCGGAACCGGTGGTCGGTGAAGGCGAAATCGCCTCGATCGTACAGAGCTGGACTGGAATCCCGGTCACCAAGCTCGTGGAAGCCGAGAGCCAGAAGCTCCTCCGCATGGAGAGCGATCTTCACCAGCGGATCATCGGCCAGCACGACGCGGTGGTCGCGGTTTCGAGGGCAATCCGGCGCGCGCGCTCGGGTCTGAAGGATCCGAAGCGGCCGATGGGCAGCTTCATCTTCCTCGGTCCGACGGGCGTGGGTAAGACGGAGCTGGCGAAAGCGCTGGCGGCTTACCTGTACGAGAAAGAATCGAATATCGTTCGGATCGACATGTCCGAGTACATGGAGCGCTTCGCGGTCTCGCGACTGGTGGGCGCGCCTCCCGGATACGTCGGTTACGATGAGGGCGGACAGCTTACGGAGCAAGTACGGCGCAACCCGTACTGTGTGGTCCTCCTCGATGAGATCGAGAAGGCGCACCCCGAAGTGTTCAACATCCTCCTGCAGGTAATGGAGGACGGACATCTGACGGATAGCCAAGGGCGCACCGTCGACTTCCGAAACACGCTGATCATCATGACTTCGAACGTCGGCGTCCGGCCGATCGAGATGGACAAGCCGCTCGGGTTCCGAGACGTCCGGCAGGACTTCAACGATCCGAAGCTCTACGAGAGCATGAAGAACAAGATGGTGGAGGAGATGAAGAAGCTCTTCCGGCCCGAGTTCCTCAACCGCGTAGACGAGGTCATCGTGTTCCAGCACTTGAAGAGAGAGGAGATTCTCGAGATCGCCGACCTCTACTTGAAGCGGGTCAATCAGCAGGCGGCTTCCATGGAAGTCACCATCGATCTGAGCGACGCGGTCAAGAACCTGCTGGTGGATCAGGGTTACGACGCCAACCTGGGAGCCCGACCTCTGCGCCGAGCGGTGCAGCGGTACATCGAGGACCCGCTCAGCGAAGAGCTTCTGCTGGGTCGGTTCCACGCGGGCGACCAGATCATGGCCGACACCGAGGACGGGACCACCGTCATCTTCAAGCGCAAGGAAGCCGAGGGCGGCCAAGCGCCGGAGAAGGAACTGGTTTCGTCATAA
- a CDS encoding DUF1778 domain-containing protein has protein sequence MRSSAQTIQEAKASPSARLDLRITPDIKRIVEQAARLRGVSVSAYVTAVLSAVSREEVERSMLTSMSDRDRDVFLAALDNPPAPNKALLRAASRYREEVSNP, from the coding sequence ATGAGATCTTCGGCTCAAACCATTCAGGAAGCAAAAGCGTCGCCGTCGGCGCGCCTGGACCTGCGCATCACTCCTGATATTAAAAGGATCGTTGAACAAGCTGCGCGGTTGAGAGGGGTTTCAGTCTCGGCGTATGTTACGGCGGTTTTGTCAGCAGTTTCTCGAGAAGAAGTCGAACGGTCGATGCTTACCTCCATGTCGGACCGGGACCGCGACGTTTTCTTGGCCGCTCTCGATAATCCGCCGGCCCCAAATAAGGCCCTATTGAGGGCGGCTTCACGGTATCGAGAGGAAGTTTCCAATCCTTAG
- the clcA gene encoding H(+)/Cl(-) exchange transporter ClcA, which yields MSSARAEREKVRHSLHRGLLRINLLHSAAVGFIAGLIGVCYQFSVRLVEAWSHRAAAWSALHGSAGIFLWVAGAALFSAGIALMIGRFAPDSGGSGIPHIKSALLHLRVIRPVRLLVAKFLGGLGALATGMSLGREGPTIQMGAAVGKLFGDKMRVPRRARSALVAAGAGAGLASAFNAPLAGFLFVMEELKREMSALTYGSALIASVSAVAVTRYLVGERPSFVLPSPGGAPLSVLPLTACLGLLAGVGGVLFNRVLIAGLEIRRVRKLPVAVVGAVAGALAALALVYLPKVAGGGHQVAERLLAGEYQGITISAILALFLAKLLLTAISYATGLPGGIFAPILVMGAFLGYAFGIGAHALWPSVPFSAGGFATVGMAAMLSASVRAPLTGVVLIVEMTAEYGLLYALLISAFAASLVAQALRDEPIYEALMERDLRLSGAEVHPEEEPILVELLVEPHSGMDGRRISRLGLPVGAIVVTLERGSTHIVPGGSTLLMAGDMLTIMIQGDRPELSLEIHEAARAPD from the coding sequence ATGTCTAGCGCTCGCGCCGAACGGGAGAAGGTTCGTCACTCACTTCACCGCGGTTTGCTTCGAATCAACCTCCTCCATTCAGCGGCGGTCGGTTTTATAGCCGGGCTGATCGGAGTCTGCTACCAATTCTCCGTTCGCCTCGTGGAAGCTTGGTCGCATCGAGCGGCGGCCTGGTCTGCTCTTCACGGTTCGGCAGGAATCTTCCTGTGGGTAGCAGGGGCCGCCCTCTTTTCGGCCGGAATCGCCCTGATGATCGGCCGCTTCGCCCCGGACTCTGGAGGGAGTGGCATTCCCCACATTAAATCGGCGCTTCTGCATCTTAGAGTCATCCGTCCGGTGCGATTGCTCGTCGCGAAGTTCCTCGGTGGCCTCGGCGCGCTTGCCACAGGGATGTCGCTCGGACGCGAAGGGCCGACGATCCAGATGGGCGCCGCCGTCGGCAAGCTATTCGGGGACAAGATGCGGGTTCCGAGACGAGCGAGGAGCGCTCTCGTCGCCGCAGGCGCGGGGGCTGGCCTAGCGTCCGCGTTCAATGCACCGCTGGCGGGATTTCTCTTCGTCATGGAGGAGCTGAAGCGCGAAATGTCGGCCCTCACTTACGGTTCTGCGCTAATCGCGTCGGTGTCGGCGGTAGCGGTCACTCGATACCTAGTTGGGGAACGACCTTCGTTTGTGCTTCCCTCTCCTGGCGGGGCTCCCCTATCGGTGCTGCCGCTTACGGCGTGCTTGGGCTTGCTGGCGGGAGTAGGCGGGGTTCTGTTCAATCGTGTGTTAATCGCCGGGCTGGAGATTCGGCGAGTGAGGAAATTACCGGTTGCCGTCGTGGGCGCCGTTGCAGGGGCTCTCGCGGCGCTAGCGCTGGTCTACCTTCCAAAGGTTGCCGGAGGCGGGCACCAGGTCGCGGAGCGGCTGCTCGCAGGCGAGTATCAGGGGATCACGATCAGTGCAATTCTGGCTTTGTTCCTCGCAAAGCTTCTGTTGACCGCTATCTCGTACGCCACCGGGCTGCCGGGAGGGATCTTCGCGCCGATCCTCGTGATGGGCGCGTTTCTTGGGTACGCCTTCGGTATCGGGGCGCATGCTTTGTGGCCCTCCGTTCCGTTTTCAGCCGGTGGATTCGCTACGGTTGGTATGGCAGCGATGCTTTCGGCCTCCGTCCGGGCGCCCCTAACCGGGGTGGTCCTGATCGTGGAAATGACCGCCGAATACGGGCTGCTTTACGCGCTACTAATAAGCGCCTTTGCGGCATCGCTCGTTGCTCAAGCCCTCCGCGACGAGCCGATCTACGAGGCACTCATGGAGCGAGACCTCAGGCTAAGCGGAGCGGAGGTACATCCGGAAGAGGAGCCGATCCTCGTCGAGTTGCTCGTGGAACCGCACTCCGGCATGGACGGACGGCGGATCAGCCGCCTCGGCCTTCCGGTGGGAGCGATCGTCGTCACCCTCGAAAGGGGATCGACACACATCGTTCCTGGAGGAAGCACTCTGCTGATGGCGGGCGACATGCTCACCATCATGATTCAGGGAGATAGGCCGGAGTTGAGTCTGGAGATCCACGAAGCGGCCCGTGCGCCGGACTAG